One segment of Theobroma cacao cultivar B97-61/B2 chromosome 9, Criollo_cocoa_genome_V2, whole genome shotgun sequence DNA contains the following:
- the LOC18588178 gene encoding protein ROOT PRIMORDIUM DEFECTIVE 1 has product MAIQYAIRQLWLNKSGKTQRLRSNHHQMFGLLPVRRNLYQEPLFGWFQNRTMTSSRRVQDRSKNKRIHHLEIVKEKWKISSKVLFLMEVLKKEHEMIIPVRSLDQYRKQINLPKPHKITDFIRKCPKLFELYKDQRGTLWCGMTKEAEDLLEEEERLIEEQSTKAVEFVTKILMMSVDKRIQLDKIAHFRRDFGLPIEFRAKWVNQYPQHFRVVKSKDGVEFLELVNWNPAWAITELEKKALGLNEGIGREPGLLSLPFPLKFPPNYKKLYRHGGKIAHFQKRSYLSPYADARELKAGSLEFDKRAIAVMHELLSFTIEKRLVTDHLTHFRRELVMPQKLMRLLLKHFGIFYVSERGKRFSVFLTEAYEGSELIEKCPLVLWKEKVLSLVGYRGKKKEIPTFSDLSDMDEKDLIEVDTENDNICAEFEEEETMGGLEAVSLTSNDELEMAHVCSAYKDIDKT; this is encoded by the coding sequence ATGGCTATCCAATATGCTATAAGGCAACTTTGGTTAAATAAATCTGGTAAAACCCAACGGCTGCGCTCAAATCACCACCAAATGTTTGGCCTTTTGCCTGTGAGAAGGAACTTGTACCAAGAACCATTATTTGGGTGGTTCCAAAACAGAACAATGACATCCAGTAGACGAGTCCAAGACCGaagcaagaacaaaagaaTTCACCATCTCGAAATCGTGAaggagaaatggaaaatatctTCCAAGGTTTTGTTTCTGATGGAAGTTTTAAAGAAAGAACACGAGATGATAATCCCCGTAAGGTCGTTGGACCAATACAGGAAGCAAATTAATTTGCCAAAACCCCACAAAATTACTGATTTCATTAGGAAATGTCCCAAGTTGTTCGAATTATACAAGGATCAAAGGGGAACCTTGTGGTGTGGAATGACTAAAGAAGCTGAGGATTTATTGGAAGAAGAGGAAAGGCTGATTGAGGAACAATCAACCAAAGCTGTTGAGTTTGTTACTAAGATTTTGATGATGTCGGTTGATAAACGGATTCAGTTAGATAAGATTGCTCATTTTAGGAGAGATTTTGGTTTGCCAATTGAGTTTAGAGCCAAGTGGGTGAATCAGTATCCTCAACATTTTAGGGTGGTAAAATCTAAAGATGGAGTTGAGTTTTTGGAGCTTGTAAATTGGAATCCTGCTTGGGCTATTACAGAGTTGGAGAAGAAAGCATTGGGATTAAATGAAGGTATTGGACGTGAACCAGGTTTactttctttgccttttcctttGAAGTTCCCTCCTAATTACAAGAAGCTGTATAGACACGGTGGGAAGATTGCGCATTTTCAGAAAAGGTCTTACTTGTCTCCGTACGCAGATGCTAGGGAGCTGAAAGCAGGGTCATTGGAATTTGATAAGAGGGCAATTGCTGTTATGCACGAGTTACTTAGCTTTACTATTGAGAAGAGATTGGTGACTGATCATCTCACTCATTTCCGACGGGAGCTTGTGATGCCACAGAAGTTGATGAGACTTCTTTTGAAGCATTTTGGCATCTTTTATGTTTCTGAGAGGGGGAAGAGATTTAGTGTCTTCTTGACTGAAGCTTATGAAGGTTCAGAGCTGATTGAGAAATGTCCTTTGGTGCTTTGGAAGGAAAAGGTCCTGAGCCTTGTTGGTTATagaggaaagaagaaagagattcCTACTTTCAGCGACTTATCAGACATGGATGAGAAGGATTTAATTGAGGTTGATACTGAGAATGACAACATATGTGCAGAATTTGAGGAAGAGGAGACCATGGGTGGTTTAGAGGCTGTTTCACTAACAAGCAATGATGAGTTGGAGATGGCTCATGTTTGCAGTGCATACAAAGACATTGATAAAACTTGA